The following coding sequences lie in one Streptomyces sp. NBC_00464 genomic window:
- a CDS encoding prephenate dehydratase domain-containing protein, with the protein MMPSDLISLLRPGSHQPVVIGTLGPPGTSSEVAAKRYIAQVTGPDGPRVDIRMYDTYEGAGEALQAGEVSHIVVANAYKAVFQFYMDPTLELAGVFVMDTPLYGIATRRGAGPAPDVPVISTHPSPEPIIAQLLPERHESFKVIHEDSTSAAARAVVDGSADLALTTLPAAQLHGLEFISRTRSICMVWSVFGAAAVRTHKNKNKKESTPCYS; encoded by the coding sequence ATGATGCCGTCCGACCTGATCTCCCTCCTGCGCCCCGGCTCCCACCAGCCGGTGGTCATCGGCACGCTCGGACCGCCCGGAACGAGCAGCGAGGTGGCGGCCAAGCGGTACATCGCCCAGGTGACCGGACCCGACGGACCGCGCGTCGACATCCGGATGTACGACACCTACGAGGGGGCGGGAGAAGCGCTCCAGGCCGGTGAGGTGAGCCATATCGTCGTGGCCAACGCCTACAAGGCCGTCTTCCAGTTCTACATGGACCCGACCCTCGAACTGGCCGGGGTGTTCGTGATGGACACCCCGCTGTACGGAATCGCCACGCGGCGGGGAGCCGGACCGGCGCCGGACGTCCCGGTCATCTCCACCCACCCCTCGCCCGAGCCGATCATCGCCCAGCTCCTGCCCGAACGGCACGAGAGCTTCAAGGTGATCCACGAGGACTCCACCAGCGCCGCCGCCCGCGCGGTCGTGGACGGAAGCGCCGATCTCGCGCTGACCACCCTGCCGGCCGCGCAACTGCACGGCCTGGAGTTCATCTCCCGGACCCGGTCCATCTGCATGGTCTGGTCGGTGTTCGGCGCCGCCGCGGTGCGTACGCACAAGAACAAGAACAAGAAGGAGAGCACCCCGTGCTACTCCTGA
- a CDS encoding thioesterase II family protein, with amino-acid sequence MSAKHKDQATLLCVPFAGAGPSFFHPWRQLAGDRWRVTSLELPGKERRILEDPYRNVIEAAKGSIDDVVADLGEGARTVLFGHSLGAVLAYELAHLLSARGVHVERLVVSGSPGPWTQRERRAAGLPDEEFLARVEEFAGFRHEALDHPEMRELVLPVLQADCEMHESYVPSTDEPLSVPICSLRGDSDGLVTAEEARQWRDATTSGEFSYVEFPGDHMYLVDLGAQVLDVIERESSGGR; translated from the coding sequence ATGTCTGCAAAGCACAAGGACCAGGCGACGCTGCTGTGCGTGCCGTTCGCGGGAGCGGGTCCTTCGTTCTTCCACCCGTGGCGGCAGCTGGCGGGCGACCGCTGGCGCGTGACCTCGCTCGAACTGCCCGGAAAGGAGCGGCGGATCCTGGAGGACCCGTACCGGAACGTCATCGAGGCGGCCAAGGGCTCGATCGACGACGTCGTCGCGGACCTCGGCGAAGGGGCCCGGACTGTGCTGTTCGGGCACAGTCTGGGTGCGGTGCTCGCCTACGAGCTGGCGCACCTGCTGAGCGCGCGCGGCGTACACGTCGAGCGGCTGGTCGTCAGCGGCTCGCCGGGGCCCTGGACGCAGCGCGAGCGGCGGGCGGCGGGCCTCCCCGACGAGGAGTTCCTCGCCCGCGTCGAGGAGTTCGCGGGGTTCAGGCACGAGGCCCTGGACCACCCGGAGATGCGGGAACTGGTCCTCCCCGTGCTGCAGGCCGACTGCGAGATGCACGAGAGCTACGTCCCGAGCACCGACGAACCGCTGTCGGTGCCGATCTGCTCGCTGCGCGGCGACTCCGACGGCCTGGTCACCGCGGAGGAGGCCCGCCAGTGGCGGGACGCGACCACGTCGGGTGAGTTCAGCTATGTGGAGTTCCCCGGCGACCACATGTACCTGGTCGACCTCGGTGCGCAGGTGCTGGACGTGATCGAGCGGGAATCCAGCGGCGGTCGCTAG
- a CDS encoding Dabb family protein, producing MITHIVLFKLKDGIERSAPSVVEAVEFARGVGSNVPELVDWRVGWNTVDRDISYDFVALGVLPDLAALEKYQANEYHQESARKWRAISDWVVADLEDL from the coding sequence GTGATCACACACATTGTTCTTTTCAAGCTCAAGGACGGCATCGAGCGCTCCGCGCCTTCCGTGGTCGAGGCCGTGGAGTTCGCCAGGGGGGTCGGCAGCAACGTTCCGGAACTCGTTGACTGGCGTGTGGGCTGGAACACCGTTGACCGGGACATCTCCTACGACTTCGTCGCGCTCGGGGTGCTGCCGGATCTCGCCGCACTGGAGAAGTATCAGGCGAACGAGTACCACCAGGAGTCCGCGCGGAAATGGCGGGCGATATCCGACTGGGTCGTCGCCGACCTGGAAGACCTCTGA
- the ilvE gene encoding branched-chain-amino-acid transaminase — protein MTAGPSLADSAPRQRPTQLGLGAWAYDRGEFVPATAPRLPLSTQGLHYGTAVFEGIRAYPSDSGLRLFRAREHYERLLRGCRILRITGIPPTVQELIDITVELLRRNAHDGNVYIRPLAHKLSLLPGTPPGVSLAGVSDALSLTTFGYPTSGKAEEVRCALSAWRRPAGDALPVQAKVAGGYVTSALACDEARATGYDDAILLDRWGNVAEASTANVFMVRDGVLVTPPATGDLLPGITRDTVITLCRESGTTVLERTLSLADLYTADEVFLTSTGKGVASVVELSGRNIGSGTAGPVTARVAALYHSATGAGDVGHPEWLITVPPSEHLPHHPRTPSEGTNR, from the coding sequence ATGACGGCCGGCCCGTCCCTGGCCGACTCCGCCCCCCGGCAGCGGCCGACGCAGCTCGGACTCGGGGCATGGGCGTACGACCGCGGAGAGTTCGTCCCGGCGACCGCCCCCCGGCTGCCGCTCTCCACCCAGGGCCTGCATTACGGGACCGCGGTCTTCGAAGGAATCCGCGCCTACCCCTCGGACAGCGGGCTGCGGCTGTTCCGGGCGCGCGAGCACTACGAACGCCTGCTGCGCGGGTGCCGGATCCTGCGCATCACCGGTATCCCCCCGACGGTCCAGGAGCTCATCGACATCACGGTCGAGTTGCTGCGCAGGAACGCACACGACGGAAACGTCTACATCCGTCCCCTGGCGCACAAGCTCTCCCTGCTGCCGGGCACGCCGCCCGGGGTCTCGCTGGCCGGGGTGTCCGACGCGCTGTCCCTCACCACGTTCGGATATCCGACCTCCGGAAAAGCCGAGGAGGTGCGCTGCGCCCTCAGCGCCTGGCGGCGCCCCGCCGGCGACGCGCTTCCCGTCCAGGCCAAGGTCGCCGGCGGCTATGTGACCAGCGCCCTCGCCTGCGACGAGGCGCGCGCGACCGGATACGACGACGCCATCCTCCTGGACCGCTGGGGCAACGTCGCCGAAGCGAGTACCGCGAACGTGTTCATGGTGCGCGACGGCGTGCTCGTCACCCCGCCGGCCACCGGCGACCTGCTGCCCGGCATCACCAGGGACACCGTGATCACCCTGTGCCGGGAGAGCGGGACGACGGTCCTGGAACGCACCCTCAGTCTTGCGGACCTCTACACCGCCGACGAGGTGTTCCTCACCTCGACCGGCAAGGGAGTGGCCTCCGTGGTCGAGCTGTCCGGCCGCAACATCGGCAGCGGCACCGCAGGACCGGTCACGGCCCGTGTGGCCGCGCTCTACCACTCCGCGACGGGGGCCGGGGACGTCGGCCATCCGGAGTGGCTCATCACCGTCCCGCCGTCCGAGCACCTGCCCCACCACCCACGCACGCCAAGCGAAGGGACCAACCGATGA
- a CDS encoding ornithine cyclodeaminase family protein, with protein MLLLNGDQVRQALPVAQAHRVVAEVMRSYSAGDVVQPVRTVLGSGRDTSLFAAMPCHVVGELDAGYGMKAVLHAPGNHARGLPTHVGLVVVFDPETAQPLALIDGASVTALRTAAASAVATEALAAPDAGDLALIGAGTQARSHLLALRDIRPLRRVRLWNRGRARAEEFVAWARETAGIDVELTATPADALYGADLVCTTVDTVEPVVRAADLADGVHINAVGSSVPGKRELDAGAVASCTVFVDSREGALRESSEIAAPVEEGLVPADRPLTEIGEVLLGKSPGRTGPAERTLYKSLGMAAQDVASGFAVVRAARLLGIGTDVEFTC; from the coding sequence GTGCTACTCCTGAATGGGGACCAGGTACGCCAGGCCCTGCCCGTGGCGCAGGCGCACCGGGTGGTGGCCGAGGTGATGCGCAGCTACAGCGCGGGCGACGTCGTCCAGCCGGTGCGCACCGTGCTCGGATCCGGCCGGGACACCTCGCTGTTCGCCGCCATGCCGTGCCACGTCGTCGGAGAGCTCGACGCGGGATACGGAATGAAGGCGGTGCTGCACGCGCCCGGCAACCACGCCCGGGGGCTGCCGACCCACGTGGGTCTGGTGGTGGTGTTCGACCCCGAGACCGCACAGCCGCTGGCCCTGATCGACGGTGCGTCCGTCACCGCCCTTCGTACGGCCGCGGCCTCCGCCGTGGCGACCGAGGCCCTGGCCGCCCCGGACGCCGGCGACCTGGCCCTGATCGGGGCCGGCACCCAGGCGCGCAGCCATCTGCTCGCGCTGCGGGACATCCGGCCGCTGCGCAGGGTCCGGCTGTGGAACCGGGGCCGCGCACGGGCCGAGGAGTTCGTGGCCTGGGCGCGGGAGACGGCGGGCATCGACGTCGAGCTGACGGCCACGCCCGCGGACGCGCTGTACGGCGCCGACCTGGTGTGCACGACGGTCGACACGGTCGAACCCGTGGTCCGGGCGGCAGACCTGGCGGACGGCGTGCACATCAACGCCGTCGGCTCCTCCGTCCCGGGCAAGCGCGAGCTGGACGCGGGTGCGGTGGCCTCGTGCACGGTCTTCGTGGACAGCAGAGAGGGCGCCCTGCGCGAGTCCTCCGAGATCGCGGCGCCCGTCGAGGAGGGGCTGGTCCCCGCAGACCGGCCGCTGACCGAGATCGGCGAGGTGCTCCTGGGCAAGAGCCCCGGGCGCACCGGCCCCGCCGAGCGCACGCTCTACAAGTCGCTGGGCATGGCCGCGCAGGACGTCGCCTCCGGATTCGCCGTCGTCCGTGCCGCACGGCTTCTCGGCATCGGCACCGACGTCGAGTTCACCTGCTGA
- a CDS encoding phenylacetate--CoA ligase family protein — translation MFTQYDPESAALTDELRGLFDEFGAGKWSAEDLERHQTDKLREVLAYVRANSPFYREKLSGISDEVISGLRIEDIRNLPFTTKADLQEAQFDLLSLPVSAAWTFYETTGTTGRPTPCPRTNGDTIHNNSVLTAYYRDILAPHGDGQVIGISGPTELHATGDTFGDVCRNLGHAVAKMWPHSPVIGFDRALEVMRLLPVTGLFCTPGMALRLAQKAVEAGLDPRRDFSLNVLMLTGELLSPSLRDNIGELWGAEAHNCLYASQEASVLAAATADGTLRIAPLINLYEVIDPVTGEAVAPGPDGVRYGELVITNLYTGAKPLVRYRTGDMVRMTEAGLGAAVPAHSVEPVGRVRDRLRLNGHLVNGYDLENLLLRHFRGYLDYRITVSHDDAGADLLSLTLNTDPDRDLGDDIERAVASCREELDTALSVDFGDPGPITSTGAMVSWKAARVVDLRAQGADASAESHSAERIAGTRA, via the coding sequence GTGTTCACGCAATACGACCCGGAATCCGCTGCGCTCACGGACGAGCTGCGCGGTCTGTTCGACGAGTTCGGTGCGGGGAAGTGGTCGGCCGAAGACCTGGAAAGGCATCAGACCGACAAGCTGCGCGAAGTGCTCGCCTATGTCCGCGCCAATTCTCCGTTCTACCGGGAGAAGCTGAGCGGGATATCTGACGAGGTCATTTCGGGGCTGCGGATCGAAGATATCCGGAACCTCCCCTTCACCACCAAAGCGGATCTGCAGGAGGCCCAGTTCGACCTGCTCTCGCTCCCCGTCTCCGCGGCCTGGACCTTCTACGAGACCACCGGCACCACCGGAAGGCCCACCCCGTGTCCCCGCACCAACGGGGACACCATCCACAACAACTCGGTGCTCACCGCCTACTACCGGGACATCCTCGCGCCGCACGGTGACGGCCAGGTCATCGGCATCTCCGGCCCCACCGAACTGCACGCCACCGGGGACACGTTCGGGGACGTGTGCCGCAACCTGGGTCACGCCGTCGCCAAGATGTGGCCGCACTCGCCGGTGATCGGATTCGACCGCGCCCTGGAGGTCATGCGGCTGCTGCCGGTGACCGGGCTCTTCTGCACCCCGGGCATGGCCCTGCGGCTGGCCCAGAAGGCGGTCGAGGCGGGCCTCGACCCCCGGCGCGACTTCTCCCTCAACGTGCTCATGCTCACCGGCGAGCTGCTGTCACCCAGCCTGCGGGACAACATCGGCGAGCTCTGGGGGGCCGAGGCGCACAACTGCCTCTACGCGTCGCAGGAGGCCTCCGTCCTCGCGGCGGCCACCGCCGACGGAACGCTGCGCATCGCACCGCTGATCAACCTCTACGAGGTGATCGACCCCGTCACCGGTGAGGCGGTGGCGCCAGGACCCGACGGGGTGCGCTACGGCGAACTCGTCATCACGAACCTCTACACCGGCGCGAAGCCCCTCGTCCGCTACCGCACCGGGGACATGGTGCGGATGACCGAGGCCGGGCTCGGCGCCGCCGTGCCGGCGCACTCCGTCGAGCCCGTCGGACGCGTCCGCGACCGGCTCCGCCTCAACGGGCACCTCGTCAACGGCTACGACCTCGAGAACCTGCTGCTGCGCCACTTCCGTGGCTACCTCGACTACCGGATCACCGTTTCCCACGACGACGCGGGTGCCGACCTGCTGTCGCTGACCCTGAACACCGACCCGGACCGGGACCTGGGCGACGACATCGAACGGGCCGTGGCGAGCTGCCGCGAGGAACTGGACACCGCGCTGAGCGTGGACTTCGGCGACCCAGGACCCATCACCAGCACAGGAGCCATGGTCAGCTGGAAGGCCGCCCGCGTGGTGGACCTCCGCGCCCAGGGCGCCGACGCCTCGGCCGAGTCCCACTCGGCCGAGCGGATCGCCGGGACGAGGGCATGA
- a CDS encoding threonine ammonia-lyase: MSIGAQAVAVVEQPSPLTHEGVDDARRRIAGRVTQTPVVHSEELDRVAGARLWLKAENLQRGGSFKMRGALLAVERLAGAGSIGVVAQSTGNHAIAVALAAVQYGLPAVLVLPVDAAPAKVRRIRDIGAQVLQAGTTLAERIAVVEELKHTRGLDEIDPYQNPDVVAGQATATADLLHQVSAAAGRLDAVVVPVGGGSAVAGACLATAGQNIDVYGAEPSAVPALTAALRAGGPVTVDVRPTIADGLRPDRIGQLPYDLVHDTVAGVFTIEESAIAEALRLILVHARLVIEPAAATAVAGALRLAAEGGARDIGVLVSGGNVDTGLVASLLGDRAS; encoded by the coding sequence ATGTCGATCGGTGCGCAGGCCGTGGCCGTCGTCGAGCAGCCGTCGCCGCTGACCCATGAAGGAGTGGACGACGCCCGGCGGCGCATCGCCGGCCGCGTGACGCAGACGCCCGTCGTACACAGCGAGGAACTGGACCGGGTGGCCGGTGCCCGGCTGTGGCTGAAGGCGGAGAACCTCCAGCGCGGCGGCTCCTTCAAGATGCGCGGCGCGCTGCTGGCCGTGGAGCGGCTGGCGGGAGCCGGCAGCATCGGCGTGGTCGCGCAGTCCACCGGCAACCACGCCATAGCCGTGGCTCTCGCCGCAGTTCAGTACGGGCTTCCGGCGGTGCTGGTGCTGCCCGTCGACGCCGCCCCGGCCAAGGTGCGGCGCATCAGGGACATCGGCGCCCAGGTGCTCCAGGCGGGAACCACCCTGGCCGAGCGGATCGCGGTCGTCGAGGAACTCAAACACACCCGCGGCCTGGACGAGATCGACCCCTACCAGAACCCGGACGTGGTGGCCGGTCAGGCCACCGCCACCGCCGACCTGCTGCACCAGGTGAGCGCGGCCGCCGGCCGCCTGGACGCGGTGGTGGTGCCCGTGGGCGGCGGCAGCGCGGTGGCCGGCGCCTGCCTGGCCACCGCCGGCCAGAACATCGACGTGTACGGCGCCGAGCCCAGCGCCGTCCCCGCCCTGACCGCGGCCCTGCGAGCCGGGGGGCCGGTCACCGTCGACGTCCGGCCCACCATCGCCGACGGGCTGCGCCCCGACCGCATCGGCCAACTCCCCTACGACCTGGTCCATGACACCGTCGCCGGCGTCTTCACGATCGAGGAGAGCGCCATCGCCGAAGCGCTGCGCCTGATCCTCGTGCACGCCCGGCTGGTCATCGAGCCCGCCGCCGCAACCGCTGTGGCCGGCGCCCTGCGCCTTGCCGCCGAGGGCGGTGCCCGGGACATCGGGGTGCTGGTCTCGGGCGGCAACGTCGACACCGGCCTCGTGGCATCCCTCCTGGGGGACCGGGCCTCCTGA
- a CDS encoding DUF1330 domain-containing protein translates to MTALLIGNVGVIGDEQRMAEYRAKVLDTLRLYGGGFVIRGGEFEVLEGGWHPEHMSVMGFPTAEHARRWYASPEYRAIVPLRDGTHMDLVLVEGEGA, encoded by the coding sequence ATGACGGCACTACTGATCGGCAACGTCGGAGTCATCGGCGACGAGCAGCGCATGGCGGAGTACCGCGCGAAGGTGCTCGACACGCTGCGCCTGTACGGCGGAGGGTTCGTGATCCGGGGCGGGGAGTTCGAGGTGCTGGAGGGCGGGTGGCATCCCGAGCACATGTCGGTGATGGGGTTCCCCACGGCCGAACACGCCCGTCGCTGGTACGCCTCGCCCGAGTACCGTGCCATCGTCCCGCTCCGGGACGGCACGCACATGGACCTGGTCCTGGTCGAGGGGGAGGGCGCGTGA
- a CDS encoding non-ribosomal peptide synthetase — protein sequence MIPLSYAQRRMWILHQMEGGSENWNMPAAFRLTGALDRGALVAAIRDVVDRHEILRTVYGTNDDGELFQRILPTAEAAPEVPVVEVAPEDVSRVVGEAMVYRFDLTAEAPLQVRLFRISPQEHVLVLVIHHIATDGSSGAPLVRDLAAAYTARLDGRAPGWEPLPVQYKDYTMWQRELLGELTDPDSLAAKQVAYWRKELAGVPQPLNLPLDRPRPVQASGRGATVGFTVEPEVSAGLQKLSDERGATLSMVLHAALAVLLRKLGGGDDVTIGSSIAGRTDEALADLVGFFVNTQVLRADLSGDPSFTGLLAQVRDKSLAAYEHQDVPFDTLVEAVNPERSAAYQPLFQVMLGLQNYARPELELAGLTLEVEQTIPSISKVDLFFNLATDESGVLRGDLSYATDVFDRETAEVIATRFGRVLEQLVGDPGMSVGDVDVLGVAERHHLLTEVNDTAEPTLELVEAVRRQVRATPQALAVIGEEESLTYQQLEARSNQLAHWLTGQGVRAESRVAVCLPRTVNLVVALLAVLKAGGAYVPVDPDHPRSRIDYIFEHADPLLVLDAEALAGVDWPALADTAPDVVVRPENAQYVIYTSGSTGKPKGVAIPRGAVANYLATNQRRFPLSPGDRMLFSTTVAFDMANTELYQPFISGATMVMAGKDVVTDPAAVLKLIRRHRVTAVQATPAFWQMLLMHDPEAAKDLRIIIGAEAVPVRLAETLARQAAEVFNMYGPTETVTWCTEARVKVGEGVPIGRPVGNTQVYVLDPRLRPVPRGVPGELYIAGAGMARGYQGRPDLTAERFVPCPFGPDGARMYRTGDLVRWDRNGQLEYIERTDFQVKIRGYRIELGEIEHALTGHPGVAQAAAVVRENQDGDKRIVGYVMPEPAVAEAAGGVQALVDELPAFLRGRLPDYMVPATLIPLSEIPLTPNGKLDRMALPAEETGTDTEVSRGPRNAHEEKVCSFFSELLGVERVGVDDDFFALGGHSLLATRLSARIRDEFGIEVPLRTIIKFPTAGELASVLLVATPGDSSDSLEVVLPLNTDPGTGKPPLWFFHGGGGLGWTYFSFAAYVPDYPAYALQARGSDGVDKMADSVEEMVEDYVTEMLKIQPEGPFHLIGWSYGGTVVQAVAEALHRRGHEIAFVAILDSQPGGHGFTEIHAGKTLTDYRVELEEFFGQYIGTDNRQDFLDSMARVLANNTSRMMDFESPVYPGDVIFFSATLQDQSYAHLWKPYVLGSIEVHEVRATHHEMNMPSAVAEVMAVINRKLAELPA from the coding sequence ATGATTCCGCTGTCATACGCACAACGCCGTATGTGGATCCTCCACCAGATGGAGGGCGGGTCGGAGAACTGGAACATGCCGGCCGCCTTCCGCCTGACCGGCGCCCTGGACCGGGGCGCCCTGGTCGCGGCGATCCGTGACGTGGTCGACCGGCACGAGATCCTGCGCACCGTCTACGGCACGAACGACGACGGTGAACTGTTCCAGCGGATCCTCCCCACGGCCGAGGCCGCCCCGGAGGTGCCGGTCGTCGAGGTGGCGCCCGAGGACGTCTCCCGCGTGGTCGGCGAGGCCATGGTGTACCGGTTCGACCTGACGGCCGAAGCCCCGCTGCAGGTACGCCTGTTCCGCATCTCGCCACAGGAACACGTCCTGGTCCTGGTCATCCACCACATCGCCACGGACGGCAGCTCCGGCGCACCACTGGTACGGGACCTGGCCGCGGCCTACACCGCACGTCTGGACGGCCGGGCGCCGGGGTGGGAGCCGCTGCCGGTCCAGTACAAGGACTACACGATGTGGCAGCGCGAGCTGCTGGGGGAGCTGACGGACCCGGACAGTCTCGCCGCGAAGCAGGTCGCGTACTGGCGCAAGGAACTGGCCGGGGTGCCACAGCCGCTGAACCTGCCGCTGGACCGCCCGAGGCCCGTCCAGGCCAGCGGGCGCGGCGCCACCGTCGGCTTCACGGTCGAGCCGGAGGTGTCGGCAGGGCTGCAGAAGCTGTCCGACGAGCGCGGGGCGACCCTGTCGATGGTTCTGCATGCCGCGCTCGCCGTGCTGCTGCGCAAGCTCGGCGGCGGGGACGACGTGACGATCGGCAGCTCGATCGCCGGACGGACCGACGAGGCCCTCGCCGATCTGGTCGGGTTCTTCGTCAACACCCAGGTGCTGCGGGCGGACCTCTCCGGCGACCCGTCGTTCACCGGCCTGCTCGCCCAGGTGCGGGACAAGTCGCTGGCGGCCTACGAGCACCAGGACGTGCCGTTCGACACGCTGGTCGAGGCGGTCAACCCCGAACGCTCCGCCGCGTACCAGCCGCTGTTCCAGGTGATGCTCGGCCTGCAGAACTACGCACGGCCCGAACTCGAACTCGCCGGACTCACCCTGGAGGTCGAGCAGACCATCCCGTCGATCTCCAAGGTCGACCTGTTCTTCAACCTGGCCACGGACGAATCGGGGGTGCTGCGGGGCGACCTGTCGTACGCGACCGACGTGTTCGACCGGGAGACGGCCGAGGTGATCGCCACCCGGTTCGGGCGCGTCCTGGAGCAGCTGGTCGGCGATCCCGGCATGAGCGTCGGGGACGTAGACGTGCTGGGCGTGGCCGAGCGCCATCACCTCCTGACGGAGGTGAACGACACTGCCGAGCCGACCCTGGAGCTGGTGGAGGCGGTACGCCGGCAGGTCCGGGCGACACCGCAGGCGCTCGCCGTCATCGGCGAGGAGGAGTCGCTCACCTACCAGCAGCTGGAAGCGCGCTCCAACCAGCTGGCGCACTGGCTGACCGGCCAGGGGGTGCGGGCGGAGTCCCGGGTCGCGGTGTGCCTGCCCCGGACCGTGAACCTGGTGGTGGCGCTGCTCGCGGTGCTCAAGGCCGGCGGAGCCTATGTCCCCGTCGATCCGGACCACCCGCGGTCCCGGATCGACTACATCTTCGAGCACGCGGACCCGCTGCTGGTGCTCGACGCCGAGGCGCTGGCAGGCGTGGACTGGCCGGCCCTTGCGGACACGGCTCCGGACGTCGTCGTCCGGCCCGAGAACGCCCAGTACGTGATCTACACCTCGGGGTCGACGGGGAAGCCGAAGGGCGTCGCGATTCCGCGCGGCGCGGTGGCGAACTACCTGGCCACCAACCAGCGGCGGTTCCCGCTGTCGCCCGGGGACCGGATGCTGTTCAGCACCACCGTGGCGTTCGACATGGCGAACACCGAGCTGTACCAGCCGTTCATCTCCGGCGCGACCATGGTGATGGCCGGCAAGGACGTCGTCACCGACCCGGCGGCCGTGCTGAAGCTGATACGCCGTCACCGGGTCACCGCGGTGCAGGCCACGCCGGCCTTCTGGCAGATGCTGCTGATGCACGACCCGGAAGCGGCGAAGGACCTGCGGATCATCATCGGCGCGGAAGCCGTGCCGGTACGCCTGGCCGAGACACTGGCACGGCAGGCCGCCGAGGTGTTCAACATGTACGGCCCCACCGAGACGGTGACGTGGTGCACCGAGGCACGCGTGAAGGTGGGGGAGGGCGTCCCGATCGGCAGGCCGGTCGGGAACACCCAGGTGTACGTGCTCGACCCACGGCTGCGTCCGGTCCCGCGCGGTGTGCCGGGCGAGCTGTACATCGCCGGCGCCGGAATGGCCCGTGGCTACCAGGGCCGGCCGGACCTGACCGCGGAGCGGTTCGTGCCGTGCCCCTTCGGCCCGGACGGCGCGCGGATGTACCGCACCGGGGACCTGGTGCGCTGGGACCGAAACGGTCAGCTGGAGTACATCGAGCGCACCGACTTCCAGGTGAAGATCCGGGGCTACCGGATCGAGCTGGGCGAGATCGAACACGCTCTGACCGGGCACCCCGGGGTGGCGCAGGCGGCGGCCGTGGTGCGGGAGAACCAGGACGGCGACAAGCGCATCGTGGGCTATGTGATGCCCGAGCCCGCTGTCGCGGAGGCCGCCGGCGGTGTCCAGGCGCTGGTCGACGAACTGCCCGCGTTCCTGCGGGGGCGGCTGCCCGACTACATGGTTCCCGCCACGCTGATCCCGCTCTCGGAGATCCCGCTGACCCCGAACGGGAAGCTCGACCGCATGGCACTGCCCGCCGAGGAAACCGGCACGGACACCGAGGTCAGCCGGGGGCCGCGCAACGCCCATGAGGAGAAGGTGTGTTCCTTCTTCAGCGAGCTGCTGGGCGTGGAGCGGGTCGGCGTCGACGACGACTTCTTCGCACTCGGCGGACACTCGCTGCTGGCGACCCGGCTCAGCGCCCGAATCCGCGACGAGTTCGGCATCGAGGTGCCGCTCAGGACGATCATCAAATTCCCCACGGCGGGCGAGCTGGCGTCGGTACTGCTCGTCGCCACCCCCGGGGACTCCTCCGACTCCCTGGAGGTCGTGCTCCCGCTGAACACCGATCCCGGTACGGGCAAGCCGCCGCTGTGGTTCTTCCACGGCGGAGGCGGCCTCGGCTGGACGTACTTCAGCTTCGCCGCGTACGTACCGGACTATCCCGCCTACGCCCTGCAGGCCCGTGGCTCCGACGGCGTGGACAAGATGGCGGACTCGGTGGAGGAGATGGTCGAGGACTACGTCACCGAGATGCTGAAGATCCAGCCGGAGGGGCCGTTCCACCTGATCGGCTGGTCCTACGGCGGCACGGTCGTCCAGGCCGTCGCCGAGGCGCTCCACCGGCGCGGGCACGAGATCGCCTTCGTGGCCATTCTGGACTCCCAGCCGGGCGGGCACGGCTTCACGGAGATCCACGCAGGCAAGACGCTGACGGACTACCGGGTGGAACTGGAGGAGTTCTTCGGCCAGTACATCGGCACCGACAACCGGCAGGACTTCCTGGACTCCATGGCGAGGGTCCTCGCCAACAACACGAGCCGCATGATGGATTTCGAATCGCCGGTCTACCCCGGCGATGTCATCTTCTTCAGCGCGACGCTCCAGGACCAGTCGTACGCGCACCTGTGGAAGCCGTACGTCCTCGGTTCCATCGAGGTGCACGAGGTGCGCGCCACACACCACGAGATGAACATGCCCTCGGCCGTGGCCGAGGTCATGGCGGTCATCAACCGCAAGCTGGCGGAGCTGCCGGCGTGA